In one window of Archangium lipolyticum DNA:
- the rpsQ gene encoding 30S ribosomal protein S17, protein MAEATQSTSAKTTSRGRPKTRVGIVTSNKMQKTVVVTVSRRAAHPKYGKIMSMREKYKAHVEDHDYPAKITINEGDRVRIAETRPASKDKRWRVVEVLEKSKNV, encoded by the coding sequence ATGGCTGAAGCGACTCAATCCACCTCTGCCAAGACCACCTCCCGCGGCCGTCCCAAGACGCGCGTGGGCATTGTCACCTCCAACAAGATGCAGAAGACGGTGGTGGTCACCGTCTCCCGCCGCGCCGCTCACCCCAAGTACGGGAAGATCATGAGCATGCGCGAGAAGTACAAGGCGCACGTCGAGGATCACGACTACCCCGCGAAGATCACCATCAACGAGGGTGACCGGGTGCGCATCGCCGAGACCCGTCCCGCTTCCAAGGACAAGCGCTGGCGCGTGGTCGAGGTGTTGGAGAAGAGCAAGAACGTCTGA
- the rpmC gene encoding 50S ribosomal protein L29: MATAKELKELSADDLKRRAAELRDTLFQDQLKRATGSLDNPSERTQHKRDLARILTVLGEKTRAEKKA, translated from the coding sequence ATGGCGACTGCGAAGGAACTCAAGGAGCTCTCGGCGGACGACCTGAAGCGGCGGGCGGCCGAGCTGCGCGACACGCTGTTCCAGGACCAGCTCAAGCGGGCCACCGGCTCGCTGGACAACCCGTCCGAGCGCACGCAGCACAAGCGCGACCTGGCTCGCATCCTGACCGTCCTGGGGGAGAAGACCCGGGCGGAGAAGAAGGCTTAG